One Apis cerana isolate GH-2021 linkage group LG15, AcerK_1.0, whole genome shotgun sequence DNA window includes the following coding sequences:
- the LOC107996268 gene encoding nuclear receptor-binding factor 2 — METSILNAAHEKQRRADALLQEGRFEEAAECHETVASLLEEAHVQLESNFFNLKTSRLSSQPPPFTPFTPPFVISSFQSFITLESLALQRDYHKRQAAVVRMKQAQYEEYKATLENQRKEILSKQVSKQVEKDTSEFTSDKFDGSLRQAIYRTIEEQDSLLTLISLPNSEEKAFKYPKDASTVIEELKTANCQLRCLVGSLLNQLEAKEEEVRQLTEQLHAANLNDESRLDNALRLAPLPPLTPLEMPLFDFTST; from the exons ATGGAGACTTCAATCCTAAACGCG GCACACGAAAAACAAAGAAGAGCGGATGCATTGTTGCAAGAAGGTCGTTTTGAAGAGGCAGCCGAGTGTCATGAAACAGTAGCCAGTCTCTTAGAAGAAGCACATGTACAACttgaatctaatttttttaatttgaaaacttcCCGTTTATCTAGTCAACCACCACCATTCACACCATTTACACCACCATTTGTAATCTCTTCTTTTCAATCATTCATCACTTTGGAATCTCTTGCTCTTCAACGTGATTATCACAAAAGACAAGCTGCTGTAGTTAG AATGAAACAAGCTCAATACGAAGAGTACAAAGCCACATTGGAAAaccaaagaaaagaaattcttagCAAACAAGTATCTAAACAAGTTGAAAAGGATACATCTGAATTTACAAGTGATAAATTCGATGGATCTCTACGGCAAGCTATATATAGAACAATCGAAGAGCAGGATAGCCTTTTGACTTTAATCTCATTACCTAATAGCGAAGAAAAAGCTTTTAAATATCCAAAGGATGCTAGTACTGTTATTGAGGAACTGAAAACTGCTAATTGCCAATTACGTTGTCTAGTTGGGAGTTTGCTAAACCAACTGGAggcaaaagaagaagaagtgagGCAATTGACCGAACAACTTCATGCTGCTAACCTTAATGATGAAAGTAGATTAGACAATGCTTTAAGGCTTGCACCTCTGCCACCTTTAACTCCTCTAGAAATGCCTCTTTTTGACTTCACGTCAACATAA
- the LOC108002505 gene encoding tubulin alpha chain-like: MDGSGEILTIFIGQAGTQLANACWELFCLEHGVSPNGCLRQGYYPTDPTMCAFFSESQVRKLTPRTMIIDLEPSVIDEIKTGDYKQLFSPDSLITGKQDASNNYARGYYTIGREAIPLVLSRISKMWEACSKPVGFIVFRSISGGTGSGFASLLLQQLSADYPKTITLDFVIYPSPNISAVIVEPYNALFSTHSSLDHVDCSFLVDNEALYNICASNLDVNDPTFTNLNRLLAQITSSVTASMRFESAVNVSLQELQTNLVPYPRIHFSLTTYAPLISPRRGLYAEITTQRITNDCFIPSNQMLSIDPRIGAYTSCCLLYRGDVSANDVNRTIASLKGAKSIRFVTWSPTGFKVGINYQPTTTVPGGDLAKSNRTVVMISNNTAMRHRWSMLTRKYDLMYQKRAFFHHYIGEGMEEDFFKEAREDMMTLINDYKEIEK, from the exons ATGGATGGATCAGgtgaaatattaacaattttcataGGGCAGGCTGGCACGCAATTAGCAAATGCCTGTTGGGAATTATTTTGTCTGGAACATGGCGTGTCCCCCAATGGCTGTCTTCGCCAAGGTTATTATCCAACGGATCCTACTATGTGCGCCTTCTTTTCAGAGTCGCAA gtaaGAAAGCTGACCCCGCGAACGATGATCATTGATCTGGAGCCAAGTGTGATCGACGAGATTAAAACGGGCGATTACAAGCAACTGTTCAGCCCGGACTCGTTGATCACCGGAAAACAAGACGCCTCGAACAATTACGCGAGAGGTTACTACACGATCGGTAGAGAGGCGATTCCTCTCGTGTTGAGTCGTATTTCCAAGATGTGGGAAGCGTGCTCGAAGCCGGTTGGATTCATCGTATTCAG ATCGATAAGCGGCGGTACCGGAAGCGGTTTTGCCTCCTTGCTGCTTCAACAATTATCAGCGGATTATCCGAAAACGATCACCCTGGATTTCGTTATTTATCCATCCCCCAACATATCTGCAGTTATCGTGGAACCGTACAACGCGTTATTCTCTACCCATAGTTCATTGGATCACGTGGACTGCTCCTTCCTCGTTGACAACGAAGCTCTGTACAACATCTGTGCCAG CAATTTGGACGTGAACGATCCAACTTTCACCAATTTAAATCGACTGCTAGCTCAAATTACATCCAGCGTCACGGCTTCGATGAGGTTCGAGAGCGCTGTGAACGTTAGCCTCCAAGAATTGCAAACCAATTTGGTACCTTATCCAAGAATTCATTTCTCCTTGACCACGTACGCCCCCCTGATCTCTCCTAGAAGGGGTTTGTACGCTGAAATTACCACCCAGCGGATCACCAACGATTGTTTCATACCTTCGAATCAG atGTTGTCGATCGATCCACGTATTGGAGCTTATACCAGTTGTTGTTTACTTTATCGTGGAGATGTGAGCGCAAATGACGTTAACAGAACGATCGCGTCACTGAAAGGGGCAAAGTCGATTCGTTTCGTCACTTGGTCTCCGACCGGGTTCAAA GTAGGTATTAACTATCAGCCAACCACGACCGTGCCTGGCGGTGATCTGGCAAAATCGAACAGGACGGTGGTGATGATCAGCAACAACACAGCTATGAGACACAGATGGTCGATGCTCACCCGGAAATACGACTTGATGTACCAGAAAAGAGCTTTCTTTCATCATTACATAGGGGAGGGTATGGAGGAGGATTTTTTCAAAGAGGCACGGGAGGACATGATGACTCTGATCAATGATTACAAAGAGATCGAGAAGTGA